Proteins encoded together in one Cohaesibacter intestini window:
- a CDS encoding ligase-associated DNA damage response DEXH box helicase, producing MRIAMGEETPHLPEVFAHWLAGRSWRLRPHQAAMLTAAEASLPTLLIAPTGAGKTLSGFLPSLVDLHQSDEDWHGRLHTLYISPLKALAVDIARNLEQPIAEMQLDVSVETRTGDTSAHKRQRQKRVPPNCLLTTPEQLALLLASREAETLFASLQTIIFDELHALVTSKRGELLSLGLSRLRQLAPDVRPVGLSATVSNPIELADWLVPHAHGLPTAIAQILRLQGGSKPDISVLASEERIPWAGHSARYALPDLYQAIKAHKTTLLFVNTRSQAEYLFQSLWSINDDTLPIALHHGSLDASQRRKVEAAMAAGSLRAVVCTSTLDLGIDWGDVDLVMHIGAPKGASRLAQRIGRANHRLDEPSRAILVPSNCFELLECRAALDANYLGDQDTPPIRRGGLDVLAQHILGRACAGPFAAEDFYEEVKAAYPYRDLPWEQFEQAIDFVATGGYAMRAYEQFAKLKPMKDKETGRTLWRLSHPSRAQQYRLNIGTIVEEPMIKVRLTSWKGGSGQPKRLGRGGRTLGEVEESFIDGLTPGDSFLFAGQVLRFETLEENSAFVTKTHHREPKVPSYWGGKFPLSTYLASRVRAMLANPDSWANLPEQVRDWLTRQQEQSIIPGADQLLVETFPRAGKYYLTLYAFEGRLALQTLGMLLTRRLERAGARPLGFVASDYALSIWGLKDLAKLESEQGWSFDRLFDEDMLGDDLEAWLAESAMLKRSFRTCALISGMIERRHPGKEKSGRQITMSSDLIYNVLREHEPDHLLLKATWDDAAAGLLDIQRLGDMLKRIRGRIVHSALEEPSPLSIPVLLEIGKEPIFGAAEDDLLMEAAAQFGLET from the coding sequence ATGCGCATTGCCATGGGCGAAGAGACCCCACATTTGCCCGAGGTCTTTGCCCATTGGCTTGCGGGTCGTAGCTGGCGGCTGCGCCCGCATCAGGCAGCGATGCTGACAGCGGCGGAAGCATCGCTGCCTACCCTTTTGATTGCCCCCACTGGAGCGGGCAAGACCCTGTCGGGTTTCCTGCCCTCGCTTGTTGACCTGCACCAGTCCGATGAGGACTGGCACGGGCGCCTCCACACCTTGTATATCTCTCCCCTGAAAGCGCTGGCGGTTGATATTGCCCGCAATCTCGAGCAACCGATTGCCGAAATGCAGCTTGATGTGAGCGTTGAAACCCGCACCGGTGACACCTCCGCCCACAAACGCCAGCGGCAGAAGAGAGTGCCGCCCAATTGCCTTTTGACAACACCGGAACAATTGGCGCTGCTGCTTGCCTCCCGCGAGGCCGAGACCCTGTTCGCGTCCCTTCAGACCATCATTTTCGACGAGCTGCATGCCTTGGTTACCTCCAAGCGGGGGGAGTTGCTCAGCCTTGGCCTTTCGCGTCTGAGGCAGCTTGCCCCTGACGTGCGCCCGGTGGGCCTGTCGGCGACAGTCTCCAATCCGATCGAGTTGGCCGATTGGCTCGTTCCCCACGCACACGGCCTGCCGACGGCAATAGCCCAGATCCTCCGCCTTCAGGGGGGCAGCAAGCCGGATATTTCGGTGTTGGCATCCGAAGAGCGCATTCCATGGGCCGGACACAGTGCCCGCTATGCGCTCCCCGATCTCTATCAGGCCATCAAGGCCCACAAGACGACCCTGTTGTTCGTCAATACCCGCTCGCAGGCCGAATATCTGTTCCAGAGCCTCTGGTCGATCAATGACGACACCCTGCCAATCGCCCTGCATCATGGCTCCCTCGATGCCAGTCAGAGGCGCAAGGTTGAGGCGGCAATGGCCGCGGGCAGCCTTCGGGCTGTGGTTTGCACCTCGACCCTTGATCTCGGCATCGACTGGGGGGACGTCGATCTGGTGATGCATATCGGCGCCCCAAAGGGGGCAAGTCGCCTTGCTCAGCGGATTGGTCGGGCCAACCACCGGCTCGACGAACCATCGCGTGCCATCCTCGTGCCCTCCAATTGTTTCGAACTGCTCGAATGCCGCGCTGCGCTTGACGCCAACTATCTTGGTGATCAGGACACCCCACCGATCCGTCGTGGGGGGCTGGATGTGCTGGCCCAGCACATTCTGGGCCGGGCCTGTGCTGGTCCCTTTGCGGCTGAAGACTTCTACGAGGAAGTGAAGGCTGCCTATCCATACAGAGATTTGCCTTGGGAGCAATTTGAACAAGCCATCGATTTTGTTGCCACTGGTGGCTATGCGATGCGGGCCTATGAGCAATTTGCCAAGCTCAAACCAATGAAGGACAAGGAGACGGGGCGAACCCTTTGGCGCCTGTCCCACCCCTCACGGGCCCAGCAATATAGGCTGAATATCGGCACCATCGTTGAAGAGCCGATGATCAAGGTGCGGCTGACCTCTTGGAAGGGCGGCAGCGGTCAGCCCAAACGGCTGGGGCGCGGAGGGCGAACGCTTGGTGAGGTGGAGGAAAGCTTCATCGATGGACTTACCCCCGGTGACAGTTTCCTGTTTGCCGGTCAGGTGCTGCGCTTTGAGACCTTGGAGGAAAATTCCGCCTTCGTCACCAAAACCCACCATCGCGAACCCAAGGTGCCGAGCTATTGGGGCGGCAAATTCCCGCTCTCCACCTATCTCGCCTCCCGCGTTCGGGCCATGCTGGCCAATCCAGACAGTTGGGCCAATCTGCCAGAGCAAGTGCGCGACTGGCTGACCCGCCAGCAGGAACAGTCGATCATTCCGGGTGCAGATCAGCTGCTGGTCGAAACTTTTCCCCGTGCAGGCAAATATTATCTCACGCTTTATGCCTTTGAGGGGCGGCTGGCTCTGCAGACGCTGGGCATGCTCCTCACCCGCAGGCTGGAGCGGGCTGGCGCTCGGCCCTTGGGCTTTGTCGCTTCCGACTATGCCCTGTCGATCTGGGGGCTGAAAGATCTCGCCAAGCTCGAAAGCGAGCAGGGCTGGAGCTTTGACCGTTTGTTTGACGAAGACATGCTCGGCGATGATCTGGAAGCCTGGCTGGCTGAAAGCGCCATGCTCAAGCGCAGCTTCCGCACCTGCGCCCTGATTTCGGGCATGATCGAGCGCCGCCATCCGGGCAAAGAAAAATCAGGCCGCCAGATCACCATGTCCTCGGATCTGATCTACAATGTCCTGCGTGAGCATGAGCCGGACCATCTGTTGCTGAAAGCCACATGGGATGATGCAGCCGCTGGTCTGTTGGATATCCAGCGGCTCGGCGATATGCTCAAACGGATCAGGGGACGAATCGTCCATTCCGCCCTTGAGGAACCCTCGCCGCTTTCCATTCCGGTTCTGCTGGAGATTGGCAAGGAGCCGATTTTCGGCGCGGCAGAAGACGATTTGCTGATGGAAGCCGCCGCCCAGTTCGGCCTTGAGACATGA
- a CDS encoding GGDEF domain-containing protein translates to MESFYHRLGKVETSGQALLVSGLIATTCSLVSSAGAFWAYRTVDTPFLSLAILMITLVPFFFILASSFLLLRGFQILERNNKKLSEEVERDNLTRLANRYGFVRHGRNMLVQAGLQKAPLSLILLDADHFKNINDSHGHLAGDLALQHLAKILRQACRESDLVARWGGEEFAILLRAADLSGAHGFAERLRERIAESPFSWNGKQVELTMSAGVTEWQHNDDDLHNMIIRADEALYVAKSKGRNQVQVSHQQIDQVEGFELDVEFCDAAA, encoded by the coding sequence TTGGAATCATTTTATCACCGCTTGGGGAAAGTCGAGACGTCCGGTCAGGCTCTGCTGGTTTCCGGTCTCATTGCAACCACGTGCAGTCTGGTGTCGAGTGCCGGTGCCTTCTGGGCCTATCGCACGGTGGATACGCCCTTCCTGTCCTTGGCCATTCTCATGATTACTTTGGTGCCATTCTTTTTCATTCTGGCCTCCAGTTTCCTGCTGTTGCGCGGGTTTCAGATCCTTGAGCGGAACAATAAGAAGCTCAGCGAAGAGGTCGAGCGGGACAATCTTACCCGTCTCGCCAACCGCTATGGATTTGTGCGTCACGGTCGCAACATGCTTGTGCAGGCCGGGCTTCAGAAAGCGCCCTTGTCGCTGATCCTGCTTGATGCGGATCACTTCAAGAATATCAATGACAGTCATGGTCATCTGGCTGGCGATCTGGCGTTGCAGCATCTGGCCAAAATCTTGCGCCAGGCATGCCGCGAGAGCGATCTGGTTGCCAGATGGGGAGGCGAAGAGTTTGCCATCCTGCTTCGCGCAGCGGATCTGTCTGGTGCCCATGGCTTTGCCGAGCGTCTGCGGGAACGGATTGCCGAATCTCCTTTCTCGTGGAATGGCAAACAGGTGGAACTGACGATGAGTGCGGGTGTGACAGAATGGCAGCATAATGATGACGACTTGCACAATATGATCATTCGGGCCGATGAAGCGCTCTATGTGGCCAAATCGAAAGGGCGCAATCAGGTTCAGGTGTCTCATCAACAGATCGATCAGGTGGAGGGGTTCGAGCTGGATGTGGAATTTTGTGACGCTGCCGCCTGA
- the pdeM gene encoding ligase-associated DNA damage response endonuclease PdeM: MFQTSESGQDKPNASRSTDKELDAPVSHRFAFAGETFLALRSGALLHPDQGLLLVADLHLEKGSAFARTGQFLPPYDSQMTLALLEADIAAHQPQTVICLGDSFHDVDGPNRLDEAVRSRLRALTQRLAWHWITGNHDPHLPESLGGKVAENGILEGAEGGIFLCHEPGEGNSEVEPEKQTRHRAEICGHLHPVVSIPSRGRTLRRKCFLVSPERIVMPAYGAYTGGLNIHEPALAALASPSSRLLVIGRQVITEHPYAGIRRPKR, from the coding sequence GTGTTTCAAACCAGTGAGTCCGGGCAGGACAAGCCCAACGCATCCCGGTCCACAGACAAGGAGCTCGACGCACCCGTGAGCCATCGCTTTGCCTTTGCTGGCGAGACATTCCTCGCGCTTCGCTCCGGGGCCTTGCTCCACCCGGACCAAGGCCTGCTGCTGGTGGCTGATTTGCATCTGGAGAAAGGTTCCGCCTTTGCCCGCACCGGCCAGTTTCTACCTCCCTATGACAGCCAGATGACCTTGGCCCTGCTGGAAGCGGATATAGCCGCACACCAGCCGCAAACGGTGATCTGTCTTGGGGATTCATTTCACGACGTGGACGGCCCCAATCGTCTGGATGAGGCGGTAAGAAGCCGTCTGCGCGCCCTGACGCAGCGTTTGGCCTGGCACTGGATCACCGGCAATCATGACCCTCACTTGCCCGAGAGCCTTGGTGGCAAGGTTGCCGAAAACGGGATATTGGAAGGTGCCGAAGGCGGGATTTTTCTATGCCACGAACCGGGGGAAGGGAACAGTGAAGTTGAACCGGAAAAGCAAACCCGGCACAGAGCCGAGATATGTGGCCATTTGCACCCCGTGGTCTCCATTCCTTCACGTGGTCGCACCCTCAGGCGCAAGTGCTTTCTGGTCAGTCCCGAGCGGATCGTCATGCCTGCCTATGGAGCCTATACCGGCGGCTTGAATATTCATGAACCGGCCTTGGCCGCGCTGGCCTCACCATCCAGCCGTCTGCTGGTGATCGGGCGGCAAGTCATCACCGAGCATCCTTACGCTGGCATCCGGCGACCAAAACGCTGA
- a CDS encoding DUF6460 domain-containing protein: MTNSTLSRFFGGSPGPVILRLIGLSVVVGIVLSALDLHPRQVLNHLVAMVEHIYYMGFDAVHWAIEYFLLGALIVIPIWLVMRVLKMGRDEPE; this comes from the coding sequence ATGACCAACTCGACTCTGTCCCGTTTTTTCGGCGGCTCACCCGGCCCGGTCATATTGCGCCTGATTGGCCTGTCGGTGGTGGTCGGCATCGTCCTCAGTGCGCTGGATCTACATCCCCGCCAGGTGCTCAATCACCTCGTCGCGATGGTCGAGCATATTTATTATATGGGCTTTGATGCGGTCCATTGGGCGATTGAGTATTTCCTGCTTGGCGCCCTGATCGTCATTCCGATCTGGCTGGTAATGCGGGTGCTGAAAATGGGCCGCGACGAGCCGGAATAA
- a CDS encoding peptidoglycan-binding protein, with amino-acid sequence MRDESFHTDREVGEFIEGLRASSRRRRRGSQARYDSTQPQGDQPSGQNAELLAMIRDMETQLQALSGAGVETDPAPYSNYQRTRTNRPRPEAGHDHNREANYRGALDRIEAQLQRVDQALGRNKSKAMPAMPRSMRPRQERPMSPAQDASVAPRPVTNPVANTGVDQALRQIMERVETMAPKVEGNATQLQHQDDKINCLREDVAALRDLLDRANYDGVSERLLTEIAAMSGRIEALSEMVTQTHHDPMLIDAIHDIRALLDRPAQDPALDAHFERILSKLDNLPVADHFKDFERLSGQLDQLRDLLSTSPRMQHITDMSGQMGMIVDRLGRLEDSVRHSVSTAPVDALSQQLGNRLAGLQDQIERLDPSERLMRLEDQFSALADRLESNQDQSGVTEPIEVLARQMESLVTMIDRQDPTAQRSALEQLATRIGDLDERLHANMANIGLGAAEQRFDHVERTLARIDDLLAQRMGSTDLSGIETGLSRLADRMEAQEAALRARPVQSEPTDMEGLSRLEGMIADLADRLDDASQNKTGGDQQFFESLTSRLDSLADQFAKSQTRFDAVDRIGKDIQQLASAAPKAPMNEAKMAEAAAVKALQKIGPLSAGPMDNALEAIMDGLKDDLSGLRRLAESNESSTKESLTSVSGMLKGIADRLSVLEEEVRSSETHPAASAHPAASVKGMSVESNADDEPRGLSRLLRRGKKSSKPADASSARDTEPQVIENAQQMSAADLLANRPQRTPRSGAAPTVSSPAPSQGRSSGQAVEAQSQDAGDRQPRISISGRAVSASAASASQPQARAPGQMQPQARPTVQGNVALKAEPEQSPETQRRTAQIVDGNAQGPARSETSGGTSKADFIAAARRAAQAAAQESERVEKEDSEKQGFLSRFKGSKKGKAETQASSAADMLAARGMKDGQDTARGKDGQNRKDRRAAMAEATRNAKQLKNLDPDAIAEKLNSNPNAALVADMLEDDEIRTSLLGKIGSAVSRHSRPLLMAAAAILLAITTLQLVQNPNSSLHGLFNKLTAEQEAAPTSLDQAPASDTEAEPQAPGPQSSLAPASGNVMPPMKGKDASRAITFSQPSGVEASLAGPRLPQKPTTAASEGIATFMPQQSGQVPGIVPGEADGVDLTPTSSIPSKVAADVSALQADAATQPMPPKPADAPTAAGDDEVDPALSSIQAAVDMNKILAPGISTSPLLTAAKGGDALAQFEMGRRLTLGEGVSADLQEAATWFEKAAAQSMPQAQYSLANLYEKGKGVKRDYQVARLWYQRAAEAGNVKAMHNLAVLYAEGGLGKPDFNQASKWFIAAADHGLKDSQYNLAILYARGMGMKQDLLQSYKWFAIAAQNGDQGANAKRDEVFAVLNPTQQKAAKTLVETWVPKVAKPSANKLASIPDAWRNKAPAVVTGMQSGPQGFVVNQATIAKTQSMLGALGYNAGPADGQMGPMTRTAIRNFQEVAGMPVTGKVDKALIEALSMRII; translated from the coding sequence ATGAGAGATGAATCTTTCCATACGGATCGCGAAGTAGGTGAATTCATAGAGGGCTTGCGTGCCTCGTCCCGCAGACGCCGACGGGGCAGCCAAGCCCGCTATGATTCCACCCAGCCACAGGGTGACCAACCTTCAGGGCAGAATGCCGAGTTGTTGGCAATGATCCGTGACATGGAGACTCAGTTGCAGGCTCTGTCCGGTGCTGGCGTTGAGACTGATCCGGCACCATATTCCAACTACCAACGCACCCGAACCAACCGCCCCCGCCCTGAAGCCGGACATGATCACAACCGTGAGGCCAACTATCGCGGGGCCCTCGACCGGATCGAAGCACAATTGCAGCGCGTCGATCAGGCCCTTGGACGCAACAAAAGCAAAGCCATGCCTGCGATGCCGCGGAGCATGCGGCCGCGCCAAGAGCGCCCGATGTCTCCTGCACAGGACGCGTCCGTTGCGCCACGGCCTGTAACCAACCCAGTTGCCAATACCGGTGTTGATCAAGCCCTGCGGCAAATTATGGAGCGGGTTGAGACCATGGCACCGAAGGTGGAGGGCAATGCCACCCAGCTGCAGCATCAGGACGACAAAATCAACTGTCTGCGCGAGGACGTCGCCGCTCTACGGGATCTCCTTGATCGCGCCAATTATGACGGTGTGTCAGAACGATTGCTGACCGAGATTGCTGCCATGTCCGGGCGCATTGAAGCCCTGTCTGAAATGGTGACCCAGACCCATCATGATCCGATGCTGATCGACGCCATTCACGACATCCGGGCTCTTCTGGATCGTCCGGCGCAGGATCCTGCTCTGGATGCCCATTTCGAACGTATCCTGAGTAAACTCGACAATCTGCCTGTGGCGGATCATTTCAAAGATTTCGAGCGCCTGTCCGGTCAGCTGGATCAGTTGCGAGACCTGCTATCCACTTCACCGCGGATGCAGCACATCACCGACATGTCCGGTCAAATGGGGATGATTGTCGACCGGTTGGGTCGACTGGAAGACAGCGTTCGCCATAGCGTAAGCACAGCGCCGGTTGATGCATTGTCGCAGCAATTGGGCAATCGCCTTGCCGGTCTGCAGGATCAGATCGAGCGGCTGGACCCCAGCGAACGACTGATGCGGTTGGAAGATCAGTTTTCAGCCCTTGCCGACCGGCTGGAAAGCAATCAGGATCAAAGCGGTGTGACCGAGCCAATCGAAGTTCTGGCCCGTCAGATGGAAAGCCTTGTCACGATGATCGACAGGCAGGATCCGACTGCCCAGCGTTCGGCGCTTGAGCAATTGGCAACCCGGATTGGCGATCTTGACGAGCGGCTGCATGCCAACATGGCCAATATAGGCCTTGGTGCTGCGGAGCAACGCTTTGATCATGTAGAGCGCACCCTCGCACGCATTGACGATCTGCTCGCCCAGAGGATGGGCAGCACGGACCTGTCCGGGATCGAAACCGGCCTGTCGCGACTGGCTGATCGCATGGAAGCGCAGGAAGCGGCTCTGCGAGCCCGTCCGGTCCAGTCCGAACCAACGGATATGGAAGGCCTGTCACGGCTGGAAGGCATGATTGCAGATCTTGCCGACCGGCTCGATGACGCCTCGCAGAACAAAACCGGTGGTGATCAGCAGTTCTTCGAGAGCCTGACCAGTCGGCTTGACAGTCTTGCTGATCAGTTCGCCAAATCGCAGACCCGCTTTGACGCGGTCGACCGGATCGGCAAGGATATCCAGCAACTGGCTTCGGCTGCCCCGAAAGCGCCAATGAATGAAGCCAAGATGGCGGAAGCCGCTGCGGTCAAGGCTTTGCAGAAAATTGGTCCTCTGTCCGCCGGTCCAATGGATAATGCGCTTGAGGCCATCATGGATGGGCTCAAAGATGACCTAAGCGGCCTGCGCCGTCTGGCCGAGAGCAACGAATCCAGCACCAAGGAAAGCCTGACCAGTGTCAGCGGCATGCTCAAAGGCATTGCTGATCGGTTGAGCGTGTTGGAAGAGGAAGTCCGCTCGAGTGAGACCCACCCTGCCGCTTCTGCCCACCCTGCCGCTTCTGTCAAGGGCATGTCTGTTGAAAGCAACGCGGACGATGAACCGCGTGGCCTTAGCCGCCTGTTGCGGCGCGGCAAGAAATCTTCAAAACCTGCCGATGCGTCCTCTGCCCGAGATACTGAACCGCAGGTGATCGAGAATGCGCAACAGATGAGCGCCGCCGACCTGCTTGCCAACAGACCTCAGCGCACGCCACGTTCGGGTGCAGCGCCGACAGTTTCCAGCCCGGCACCATCGCAGGGCCGCTCTTCGGGACAGGCCGTTGAAGCCCAGTCTCAAGATGCGGGCGATCGGCAGCCACGTATTTCGATTTCCGGTCGCGCTGTCAGTGCATCTGCCGCCAGTGCCAGCCAACCACAAGCTCGCGCACCGGGTCAGATGCAACCACAGGCACGCCCCACGGTTCAGGGCAATGTGGCGTTGAAAGCAGAGCCTGAGCAGAGCCCAGAGACCCAGCGTCGCACCGCTCAGATTGTTGATGGCAACGCACAAGGCCCAGCCCGCAGCGAGACCAGTGGTGGCACCTCGAAAGCCGATTTCATTGCTGCCGCTCGCCGAGCCGCTCAGGCCGCTGCGCAGGAAAGCGAACGGGTGGAGAAAGAAGACAGCGAAAAGCAAGGCTTCCTCTCCCGGTTCAAAGGCAGCAAGAAGGGCAAAGCAGAAACGCAGGCTTCAAGCGCAGCAGACATGCTCGCCGCGCGTGGCATGAAAGATGGTCAAGATACGGCCAGAGGCAAGGACGGTCAAAATCGGAAGGACCGTCGTGCCGCGATGGCCGAGGCCACACGCAATGCCAAACAACTGAAAAATCTCGATCCTGATGCGATTGCCGAGAAGCTGAATAGCAACCCCAATGCCGCGCTTGTTGCAGACATGCTGGAGGATGACGAAATCCGCACCAGCCTGTTGGGCAAAATCGGTTCTGCTGTGTCGCGCCACAGCCGCCCGTTGCTGATGGCAGCAGCGGCAATTCTGCTCGCCATCACGACGCTGCAGCTGGTTCAAAATCCGAATTCCAGCCTGCATGGCCTGTTCAACAAACTGACTGCCGAACAGGAGGCCGCCCCTACGTCTCTGGATCAAGCCCCTGCTTCAGATACAGAGGCAGAACCGCAGGCTCCGGGACCGCAATCCAGTCTCGCCCCTGCATCGGGCAATGTGATGCCTCCGATGAAAGGGAAGGATGCGAGCCGCGCCATAACCTTCTCGCAACCGTCCGGAGTGGAAGCCTCGTTGGCAGGGCCGCGCCTGCCGCAAAAGCCGACCACAGCCGCATCGGAAGGCATAGCCACCTTCATGCCGCAGCAAAGCGGGCAGGTGCCCGGTATCGTGCCCGGTGAAGCGGATGGTGTCGATCTGACCCCAACCAGCTCGATCCCGAGCAAGGTGGCTGCGGATGTTAGTGCGTTGCAAGCCGATGCAGCCACCCAACCGATGCCACCGAAACCGGCAGACGCACCGACTGCTGCGGGTGACGATGAGGTCGACCCGGCCTTGTCATCGATTCAGGCAGCGGTCGATATGAACAAAATACTGGCACCGGGCATTTCCACTTCGCCTTTGCTGACGGCAGCAAAGGGCGGGGATGCGCTCGCCCAGTTCGAGATGGGCCGACGGTTAACCCTTGGCGAAGGGGTGAGCGCCGATTTGCAGGAAGCGGCCACATGGTTCGAGAAAGCCGCCGCCCAGTCAATGCCGCAGGCCCAATACAGCCTCGCCAATCTTTATGAGAAGGGCAAGGGCGTGAAACGCGACTATCAGGTCGCCCGCCTTTGGTATCAACGCGCTGCGGAAGCAGGCAATGTCAAGGCTATGCACAATCTCGCCGTGCTCTATGCAGAAGGTGGACTGGGCAAGCCGGACTTCAATCAGGCCTCCAAATGGTTCATCGCTGCGGCTGATCACGGGCTCAAGGACAGCCAGTATAATCTGGCCATTCTCTATGCCCGTGGCATGGGGATGAAGCAGGATTTGCTGCAGAGCTACAAGTGGTTTGCCATTGCCGCCCAAAATGGCGACCAAGGAGCAAACGCGAAACGCGACGAGGTCTTTGCTGTGCTCAACCCGACCCAGCAGAAAGCCGCAAAAACGCTGGTTGAAACGTGGGTGCCGAAAGTGGCCAAACCATCTGCCAACAAACTGGCCTCCATTCCCGATGCCTGGAGAAACAAGGCTCCGGCGGTGGTGACTGGTATGCAGAGCGGTCCGCAAGGCTTTGTTGTCAATCAGGCGACGATTGCCAAGACACAGTCGATGCTCGGCGCGCTTGGCTATAATGCAGGGCCCGCTGATGGACAGATGGGGCCGATGACCCGGACGGCCATCCGCAACTTCCAGGAAGTTGCTGGCATGCCGGTGACGGGCAAAGTTGACAAGGCATTGATTGAAGCTCTGTCCATGCGTATCATCTAA
- a CDS encoding sulfite exporter TauE/SafE family protein gives MELYLPIAELPVNIFVILAMGGTVGFLSGIFGVGGGFLLTPLLIFYGIPPAVAVASVTAQITASSTTGSLAYLRTGNLDLKLGCVLFSAGIIGSFIGVEVFAILRTLGQLDLIISVSYVTFLGAIGSLMVMESVRSIVRSRRNGPVAMRKPGQHNWIHRLPFKMRFKKSKLYISVLPVMAIGGTIGFLGTVLGIGGGFMLVPALIYLLHVPTAVVIGTSLFQILVTMAVATILHATTTQSVDIVLALILMVGGTIGAQFGAQFGQKMKGEQLRALLGLLVLMVGMRFAVDLVIEPRELYSIEVRETQ, from the coding sequence GTGGAGCTCTATCTCCCCATCGCAGAACTGCCCGTAAACATCTTTGTCATTCTTGCGATGGGTGGCACGGTGGGCTTTCTGTCTGGCATTTTCGGTGTTGGTGGCGGTTTTCTCCTCACGCCTTTGTTGATCTTCTACGGTATTCCGCCCGCAGTGGCCGTTGCCTCGGTGACCGCGCAGATTACGGCCTCCTCGACGACGGGATCGCTGGCCTATCTGCGCACGGGCAATCTCGATTTAAAGCTCGGCTGCGTGCTGTTCAGTGCCGGTATCATAGGGTCCTTCATTGGCGTGGAGGTCTTCGCCATCCTCAGAACCCTTGGCCAGCTCGATCTGATCATTTCCGTCTCTTACGTCACCTTTTTGGGGGCGATCGGGTCCCTGATGGTGATGGAAAGCGTGCGCTCGATCGTTCGCAGCCGCCGTAACGGGCCGGTTGCGATGCGTAAACCGGGTCAACATAACTGGATCCACCGCCTCCCCTTCAAGATGCGCTTCAAGAAATCGAAGCTCTATATCAGCGTGTTGCCTGTAATGGCGATTGGCGGCACCATCGGTTTTCTGGGTACGGTGCTCGGCATTGGCGGCGGTTTCATGCTGGTCCCGGCGCTGATCTATCTGCTGCATGTGCCAACGGCGGTGGTGATCGGCACATCCTTGTTCCAGATTCTGGTGACAATGGCCGTGGCGACGATCCTGCATGCGACCACAACCCAGTCGGTCGACATCGTGCTGGCACTGATCCTGATGGTCGGCGGCACGATCGGCGCACAATTTGGCGCGCAGTTCGGGCAGAAGATGAAGGGCGAACAATTGCGGGCTTTGTTGGGCCTGTTGGTGTTGATGGTCGGTATGCGTTTTGCTGTCGATCTGGTGATCGAGCCTCGGGAACTATACAGCATCGAAGTCAGGGAGACGCAGTGA
- a CDS encoding TIGR02186 family protein, whose product MARFLLTLLAACFVLLGSNRHVLHAESIVSDMSDRVIRINSNFTGSQIVVFGMIERDANTVSRGAPYDLVIVVRGWDQNLVSRRKERVVGVWVNTKKRAYANAPNFYVMATNRKLEDIAHPALLSKLQIGSDYLLLPPTGIDSSQFSTYDPFREAALRLKRQKGLYRDDLSSITFLNDSMFRSTVDIPANVEVGRYDVTVYLFRGGALLHSQTQPLNVAKSGFEQVTYNLAQKQSFIYGLLCVLLAVFTGWFAGVVFRKN is encoded by the coding sequence ATGGCCCGTTTTCTGCTGACTTTGCTTGCTGCCTGTTTCGTTCTTCTGGGATCAAACCGCCATGTGCTGCATGCGGAAAGCATTGTTTCGGACATGTCGGACCGGGTGATCCGGATCAACTCGAACTTTACCGGATCCCAGATCGTGGTGTTCGGCATGATCGAGCGCGATGCCAACACCGTGTCGCGCGGCGCACCCTATGATCTGGTGATCGTTGTGCGGGGATGGGATCAGAATCTGGTTTCGCGCCGCAAGGAGCGGGTGGTTGGCGTCTGGGTCAACACCAAGAAGCGCGCCTATGCCAATGCTCCCAATTTCTATGTGATGGCAACCAACCGCAAACTGGAAGACATCGCCCATCCTGCCCTCTTGTCGAAGCTGCAGATTGGCTCCGATTATCTGTTGCTGCCACCAACCGGGATCGATAGCAGTCAGTTCTCCACCTATGATCCGTTTCGCGAGGCAGCCCTGCGATTGAAGCGGCAAAAGGGGCTTTATCGCGATGACCTGTCCTCCATCACGTTCCTCAATGACTCCATGTTTCGTAGCACGGTGGACATTCCGGCCAATGTGGAAGTCGGCCGCTATGATGTCACGGTCTATTTGTTCCGCGGTGGGGCGCTGCTGCATTCCCAGACCCAGCCCTTGAATGTCGCCAAGTCAGGCTTTGAGCAGGTCACCTACAATCTGGCCCAGAAGCAGAGCTTCATCTATGGGCTGTTATGCGTGCTGCTGGCTGTCTTTACCGGGTGGTTTGCCGGCGTCGTCTTCCGCAAGAATTAG